Within Actinosynnema pretiosum, the genomic segment GAGCTGTACACGTCGAACCGCACCGAGGCGTTCAACGCGATCCAGTGCGTGGACAGCGACTTCCCGACCGACGAGTCGGTGTACCGCGCGCACGCCGCCTCGGAGGACCGGCGGGTGCCGCACTTCGGCCGGATCGGCGTGCTGGACATGATGAGCTGCGCGCACTGGCCCGCCCGCGACGCGAACCGCTACACCGGCCCGTGGAACCGCTGGACCTCGGCGGAGATCCTGGTGATCAACAACCGCTACGACCCGGCCACCCCGCTCGCGGGCGCGCGGGCGGGCGCCTCCCAGCTCGCGCGGGCGCGGGTCTTCGTCACCGAGGGCCACGGCCACTCGACCATGCTGTCCCCCAGCACCTGCGCCGAGCGGGTGAAGCTGGACTACCTGGTCAGCGGGGCGTTCCCGGCGGCGGGCGCCCGCTGCGGCAACGACGCGCCGAACCCGTTCACCTCCTGACCCCGCTCACCAGGGGGGCCGTCCCGCCGTTCGCGCCGGGGCGGCCCCCGGCCGCGTTCCGGTGCCCCGCCAGGGCGCGCCGAACACCTCCCAGGCACCCTTGTCCCAGGACCCCGGCGGACCGACCGCCCCCGTGAGCACCCTGAGGACCCGCACGTGACGCTGCCCTACGGCCCGGACGACGACCAGGCCGCCTACCAGTACGTCAACGCCGCGCTGCGCAGTCGTGACGCCGAGGCGTGGCGGCTGCTGGCGCTGGAGACCAACGTCGAGCAGACCGACCGGGTGCTGCGGGCCATCCTGGACCGCATCGCGGTGGCGCGGGCGCACCGGTCGGCGTCGCGGGCGAAGACCAGGGCGAGGGCGCGCGACGGCGAGATCAGCCAGGAGGAGTACCAGCGCGAGACGGCCGAGGAGGCCGAGCGCGTGCAGAAGACGATCAACTTCGAGGCGCTCGTCCGCGAGCACCACCGGCTGATCGCCCCGGCGGCGCGCAGGCTGCGCGGCGACGACGTGCGCGACGAGCTGCTCAACCTGGTCCTCGCGCTGGGCGGCGCGGTGGCCGCGCACCGCGAGGCGGTCCTGTCCGACGGCCTGAAGCCCACGGCGGCCGACGAGGCCCTGTGGGACCGCCTGTCCGCGCTGGACGTGCCCAGCACCAAGGAGGGCGAGGGGCGCAGCACGGTGGAGGAGCTGGTCAAGCGGCACACGTCGGGCCAGGACGACCTGGGCCGGGTGCTCGCGGAGATCGTCCTGGACGTCGCGGGCGACGCCCCGTCGGTGCCGCGGGCGGCGCTGGTGGGGCCGTGGAAGAAGGCCGTGTCGCCGATCCTGGGCACGGAGGAGAAGGGCGAGTTCGCGGCGAAGGGCAAGGGCTCGCTGGTGACGGAGAAGCTCCGCAAGACCCTGGGGCACCTGGAGCGCAAGGGCCTGGTGAAGCGCAGCGGAACGGGGCAGGACCAGCGCTTGCAGGTCTTGGACCGGGCGGGGCTCGAGGACCTGGCGGACAGCTAGGCGGTCGGGCGAGCCCACCTGGTCGGGTGCTCCGGTCAGGTGGGCGGGGAGGGCGGCGAGCGCGGCCGGAGGGGAGTGCTCCGGCGCGTCCGCCCACCCCGGACGCGCCCACCGCCCCGCCGACCGCTTCGGTCATCCGGAGCAACCGCGCGTCCGCGCGCCTCGTCCCGGTGGGTCCCCGCTGCGACATCCGGTCCCGGCCGGTCGGCCGCACGGGTTGGTCCGGCCAAACTACTGGCATCAATTTCGACCGCCTGGTAGAAAACGCTATGGGAGCGCTCCCATATGCCACTCCACAGGTCAGGAGCTCGAAGATGAGCACGCTTTCCGTCCAGCTCTACTCGGTGCGCGACGCCTTCGCCGAAGACCCGTCGGCCACCCTCGCCAAGCTCGCCGAGATCGGCTTCACCAACGTGGAGCCCTTCAAGCTGGTGGAGAACGCCTCCGCCCTGCGCGCCCTGCGCCAGCACGGGCTGTCCGCCCCGACCACGCACGTCAGCCTCGTCGGCGCGGAGCTGAACCCGGTCTTCGACGCCGCCGCCGAGCTGGGCGTGACCACCCTCATCGACCCGTTCATCGCCGACGAGAAGTGGCGCGACGCGGGCGACATCGCCGCCACCGCCGACGCGCTCAACGCCGCCGCCGAGGCCGCCAAGGGCCACGGCCTCACCGTCGGCTACCACAACCACTGGTGGGAGCTGGCCAACCGCGTCGACGGCCGCGCCGCGCTGGAGGTCCTGACCGACCACCTGACCCCCGACGTGGTCCTGGAGGTCGACACCTACTGGGCCGCCGCCGGTGGCGAGGACGCCCCGGCCCTGCTGCGCCGCCTCGGCGAGCGCGTCGTCGCCCTGCACGTCAAGGACGGCGGCCTGGCCACCGACGCCACCGGCCAGGTCCCCGCAGGCCAGGGCAGCGTGCCCGTGGCCGACGTGCTCGCCTCCGCCCCGAACGCCCTGCGCGTGGTCGAGTTCGACGCCTACAGCGGCGACCTGTTCGAGGGCATCGCCGCCAGCCGCGCGTTCCTGCTCACCCTGGAGGACGCCAAGTGAGCACCGGACCCGTCGGCGTCGGCGTCATCGGCGCGGGCACCATCAGCGACACCTACCTGGAGAACCTGACCGCGTTCGCCGACACCCGCGTCGTCGCGGTCGCCGACCTCGACCCCGAGCGCGCCGCCGCCCAGGCCGCCAAGCACGGCGTCGAGCGCTCCGGCACCGTCGAGCAGCTGCTCGCCGACTCCGAGGTGGAGCTGGTCGTCAACCTGACCATCCCCGCCGCGCACGTCCCCGTCGGCATGGCCGCGCTGGACGCGGGCAAGCACGTCTGGTCCGAGAAGCCCCTGGGCCTGGACCGGGGCAGCGCCGAGCTGCTGCTGGCCAAGGCCCGCGACGCCGGGCTGCGGGTGGCCTGCGCGCCCGACACCGTCCTCGGCCCCGGCCTGCAGACCGCGCGCCGCGCCATCGACGCCGGTCGCATCGGCCAGCCGCGCTCCGCGCTCGCCCTGTTCCAGACGCCGGGCCCGGAGAGCTGGCACCCGGCCCCGGAGTTCCTGTTCCAGACCGGCGGCGGCCCGCTGCTGGACATGGGGCCGTACTACCTGACCTCGCTGGCCACCGTGTTCGGCCCGATCGACCACGTCACGGCGGCGGGCGGCCGGGCGCGCGAGACCCGCGTGATCGGCTCCGGCCCGAGGGCGGGCACCGAGTTCGAGGTGACCGTCCCGACGTCGGTGTCCGCGCTGGTGTCCTTCGAGGGCGGCGGCAGCGCGCAGCTCGTGCTCAGCTTCGACTCCGCGCTCGTGCGCACCGGGTTCGTCGAGGTCAGCGGCACGGCGGGCACCCTGGTGCTGCCCGACCCGAACCGGTTCGACGGCGTCACCGCGCTGCACGTGCCGGGCGCGGAGAAGGAGGACCTGGAACCGGTCGGCGCGCTGGCCGGCCGGGGGACGGGCGCGCTGGAGCTGGCGCGGGCCATCCGCGCGGGTGTGCCGGAGCGGGCCTCCGGCGAGCTGGCCGCGCACGTGCTGGACGCGATGCTCGCGATCGCCGAGTCGGTCGAGTCCGGCCGCACGGTGGAGGTCGCCAGCACGTTCGCCGTGCCGCCCACCCTCCCCGAGGACTGGGACCCGTACGCGGCGACCCTCTGAGGGGCGGGTTCGCGGAACCCGGCGGGGCGCTCTCGGGCGCGCCGCCGGGTTCCGCGCGTCAGTCGAGCGGGTCGACCAGGACCGTGCTCAGGTGGGCGCGCAGCACGCCGACCAGGTCGACGTCCTCCGGTGAGGTGAGCCACTGCACCTGCAGGCCGTCCATCAGCGCGATGAGCACCAGCGCGGCGCTCTTGGGCTCCACGCCGTCCCGCAGACCGCCGCAGGCGGCCAACGCCTCGAACGAGGCCAGCACGTCCTCGCGCGCGCCCCGGTAGTGCTGGACGAAGTACTCGTGCGCCGGGTGGTCCGGGGCGATCGCCTCCGCCGCCAGGCGCGAGTACAGGTCGACGATGCCGGGGTGCGCGGCGTTGTGCGCGGTCAGCGCGAGGTACTGGCGCAGCACCCGCGCGCCGGGCGGGCCGGAGGTGAGCTGCTCGCGCTCGCCGTCCTCGGCGTCCCTGCGCTCCAGGACGGCGGCGAGCAGCGACTCCTTGGTGGGGAAGTGGTAGATCAGCCCCGCGTGCGAGATGCCCACCCGCTTCGCTATCTCCCGCAGCGAGGCGCCGTGGTAGCCGACCTCGCCGTACAGCTCCATGGCCGCCGTGATGATGTCCTCCCGGCGGATCCGGCCCTTGAGATAACCCCCGGTCACAGGACCGGGACGAGCTCGTGGTGGCGCATCCGGCCATCATGCCGCACCCCCGCGCGCCCGCCACCGGCGGTCGCAGGGGAGGGTTCACGGGGCCGGGGACAGGCCCAGCGCCCCGCACGGGGCCGACCGCCACGACCGCACCACGGCCCGGTCGCCGTCCACGCACACCGTGGGGGCGGGGCCGAAGGTGAACACGCCCTCGCAGGTCCGCGTCGCCCGCGACCGCACGCCGCCGGGGCCGCTCGGGAGCGAGGCCCACACGGCGGCGCCGTCCTCGGGCTCGCAGGTCACGCGGACCACGGTGTCGCCGGTCAGCAGTCGGGTGGTCAGCACGATGCCCGCGGGCAGCAGCAGGGTGGCCAGCGCGGCGAGCAGGGGGAGCAGCACGCGGTTGCGGGCATTGGACTTCCGGGTGGGCAGACCGTCCGAAGCGGACTCAACCGGTTCTCGGCCGCGCCCCTCCGCGCCGTCCGCGTCGTCCTCGTCGTCCGCCTCCCACGCCGCTCCGCGTCCCTGCTCGTCCAGCGTCACCGGGCACCCCGCTCCTGCTTGCGCGCTCCTCACTCCCTGCTACCGCGCATAGGGGTTCGGGGGTTGCACGCCGCCGGACAAGGGCGGATAACGACTTGGTCGGGCAGGTGGGCGGGGGAGTCAGGGGCGCGAGACGCCGCCCCCGGTGAACCGGGCGCGCTCGTCGTCGGACCGCGCGGCGGCGATCCGGTCGACCATGGTCGGTCGGAGCTCGGGCAGCTCGTCCGGGCGGAACCAGCGGGCCTGGGTGTTCTCGCCGTCGGCGGGGTGCGGCTCGCCGGAGACCCAGCGCAGCCGGAACACCAGGTCGAGGTACTGCACCCGGTCGCCGTTGTCGTACCGCTGGGGCGGGAGGACGTGCACCTTGACCAGCCGCTCGGCGACCGCGACCACCCCGGACTCCTCCAGGACCTCGCGCACGGCGGCGTCGGCGGGCTCCTCACCGGGGTCGATGATGCCGGTCACGGGGGTCCACTGGCCGGAGTCGGCGCGCTGCACCATCAGCACCTCGTCGTCACCGCGCAGCACCACGGCGGTCACGCCGGT encodes:
- a CDS encoding NUDIX hydrolase is translated as MATPDFILALREKIGTAPLWLTGVTAVVLRGDDEVLMVQRADSGQWTPVTGIIDPGEEPADAAVREVLEESGVVAVAERLVKVHVLPPQRYDNGDRVQYLDLVFRLRWVSGEPHPADGENTQARWFRPDELPELRPTMVDRIAAARSDDERARFTGGGVSRP
- a CDS encoding Gfo/Idh/MocA family protein, producing the protein MSTGPVGVGVIGAGTISDTYLENLTAFADTRVVAVADLDPERAAAQAAKHGVERSGTVEQLLADSEVELVVNLTIPAAHVPVGMAALDAGKHVWSEKPLGLDRGSAELLLAKARDAGLRVACAPDTVLGPGLQTARRAIDAGRIGQPRSALALFQTPGPESWHPAPEFLFQTGGGPLLDMGPYYLTSLATVFGPIDHVTAAGGRARETRVIGSGPRAGTEFEVTVPTSVSALVSFEGGGSAQLVLSFDSALVRTGFVEVSGTAGTLVLPDPNRFDGVTALHVPGAEKEDLEPVGALAGRGTGALELARAIRAGVPERASGELAAHVLDAMLAIAESVESGRTVEVASTFAVPPTLPEDWDPYAATL
- a CDS encoding TetR/AcrR family transcriptional regulator, translated to MTGGYLKGRIRREDIITAAMELYGEVGYHGASLREIAKRVGISHAGLIYHFPTKESLLAAVLERRDAEDGEREQLTSGPPGARVLRQYLALTAHNAAHPGIVDLYSRLAAEAIAPDHPAHEYFVQHYRGAREDVLASFEALAACGGLRDGVEPKSAALVLIALMDGLQVQWLTSPEDVDLVGVLRAHLSTVLVDPLD
- a CDS encoding sugar phosphate isomerase/epimerase family protein encodes the protein MSTLSVQLYSVRDAFAEDPSATLAKLAEIGFTNVEPFKLVENASALRALRQHGLSAPTTHVSLVGAELNPVFDAAAELGVTTLIDPFIADEKWRDAGDIAATADALNAAAEAAKGHGLTVGYHNHWWELANRVDGRAALEVLTDHLTPDVVLEVDTYWAAAGGEDAPALLRRLGERVVALHVKDGGLATDATGQVPAGQGSVPVADVLASAPNALRVVEFDAYSGDLFEGIAASRAFLLTLEDAK